CGCACCCGTCGGGTGCGCGGGCTCGAGGGCCTGTCCCCCTCCTTCGAGCAGGTCCAGGACGTGGCGCTCCGGGCCCGCGCGACCGTCGCCAAGCTGGGTCCGTCCTTCGCCCCCGGTGACGTGCCGGTCGGCGCGGCCGCCGAGTGGGTGTCCCTCGACGGCGACCTGCTCGAGTGCGCCCTGTGGTGGGGGTCCGGACCACCCGGGCGCCGTGCCGTGGTCGGTCGCAGCGCACCAGACGCGGCCGCCGGCGAGGAGGTCGTCTGGGCGGAGGTCGTCGAGGCCCCGGACGTGCCGGCACCGATGTCGGACGCGGACGGGTTGCTCGGCCACCTGGCCGAGGTGGACGACGCGGTGGCCGCCGCCGGTCTCACCGGCTCCCTGGCCGCCGCGGTCGACGGGCGCGAGACCGCCCCCGGGACCGGCTACGTCACGGCCGCCGGCCTGGTCGACCACCCGGCGCTGCGCTGGTTCGCCGTCCGTGAGGTCCTCCCGCTGCGGCCCGCCGTGGTGCGCGCCTGGCTGCGCGGCCACCACGACCCGGCCGGACCGGTCACCCTCAAGAAGAGCGGGGTCCGGCTGGACCCGGACGCCTTCCGCAGGGAGCTGCGTCTCCCGAGGAGGTCGCGGGGCGGGGACGAGGTCGTCCTCGTGCTGACGACCGTCGCCGACTCCCCCCGAGCCCTCGTCGTGGAGCGGCTCCCGTCGCCGTCAGCGGTCGAGGACTGATCGGCGCTGCGGGGTGCGCGGGAGGGCGATGAAGCGCTCCACGTCGGCGATGCGCCCCGAGACCACCAGCTCGTCCCCCTCGTCGACCACGGTCTCGGGCACGGCGTACGTGAACTCCTCCCCGGGCCGCTTGCGCCCGACGACGGTGATCGTGTGCCGGGTCCGGACCCCGGACTCGGCCAGGGTCCGGCCCCACGTCTCGGCCGGCGCCGTGCAGCGGGCGATGGCGAACTCGTCGTCGAACTCCAGGTAGTCGGCCACCCCGTCGGTGACCATGTGGGCGACCCGCTGGCCCATGACGTACTCCGGGTAGATGACGTGGTGCGCCCCGATGCTCGCCAGGATCTTGCCGTGCTTGCGGGTGATGGCCTTCGCGTAGATGCGCTCCACCCCCGCCTCGTGCAGCGTGATGACCGACAGGACGCTGGCCTCGATGTCGGATCCGATCGCGACCACGGCCCGGCTCACGGAGCCGACGCCGAGCTGACGCATGGCCTCACCGTCCGTGGCGTCGGCCACGACGGTGTGCGTGAGCTCGTCGGCGTACTTCTGCACGCGCCGCTCGTCGGTGTCGATCGCCAGCACCTCGACGCCCTGACGGACGAGCGACTCGCAGACCGCGGTGAACCGCCCCAGGCCCACGACGAGCACGGTGTAGGCGCCGCTGTCGGCGGGACGCCTTCTCTTAGCCAACAATGGGTCTCTCCTCCGGGAGTCGGTAGTGACGGTGTCGGGTGTTGAGCGCGAGGGCGGCGGCCACGGTGATGGGTCCGAGGCGGCCGAGGAACATGAGGGCCATGAGCACGAGCTTGGGCGGCGGGAGGGAGGCTGGCCGTGATCCCGGTGGACAGGCCCACCGTCGCGAACGCCGAGATCACCTCGAAGCCGAGGTCGAGCGGCGGCAGGTCGGTGAGGATCATCAGGGTGATGGTGCTCGCGATGACGAGGCCCACCGCGAGGAGCGCCACCGAGAGCGCCTGGCGGACCACCGGCATACCCACGCGACGCCGGCCGATGACGACGTCGGGCTCCCCCCTGACCTCCGACCAGATGACCGCGGCCAGGAGCAGGAAGGTGGTGACCTTGATGCCACCGGCCGTCCCGGCGCTGCCCCCGCCGACGAACATCAGGGCCATGGTGATGGCCTCCGTCTCGTCGGTCACCGCCGCGTAGTCGACCGAGTTGAAGCCCGCCGTGCGGGGGAACAGCCCGCCCCCGAGCGCGCCGACCAGCTGCTCCTGCGGTCCCAGCGCCGCCAGCGTGCCTCCCTGCTGGGCCTCGAAGAGCCAGAAGGCCGCGACCCCGAGGACCATGAGCACGGCCGAGCCCCAGACGGTGAGGCGGGTGTGGATGGTCCACGTCCCGGGCCGGCGGGCGCGCAGCAGCTCGCGCAGCACGGGGAAGCCGAGCCCCCCGAGGACCAGCGCCGCACAGATCGGTCCGATGATCCACAGGTCCCCCACGAAGCCCATGAGGCTGTCCTGGTAGAGCGCGAAGCCGGCGTTGTTGAACGCGGACACGGCGTGGAACAGGCCGTGCCAGAGGGCGGTCCCCCAGTCGTAGCCGTAGCCGAGGTGGAAGCGCAGGGTGAGCGCCGCCCAGGTCACCGCCTCGATGAGCAGCATCAGCTGCAGCATGCGGCGCAGGATGCCGCGGACGTCCCCCAGGGAGCGGCTGCGGGTGTCCGCCTGGGCGGCCAGCGAGGTGCTCAGCCGCAGCTTCCCGCGGACGACGAGCGCGATGAGGGTGGCCAGGGTCATCACCCCGAACCCACCGATCTGGATGAGCACGAGCAGGATCACCTGCCCGAACGGCGACCAGTAGCTCGCGGTGTCCACGGTGATGAGGCCGGTGACGCAGGTGGCCGACACGGTGGTGAAGGCCGCGACCATGAGGTCGGCCTCGGCCCCCGGTCCCCGGGAGACGGGAAGCATGAGCAGCGTCGTCCCCGCGAGCACCACCAGGACGAAACCGAGGGTCACCGAGCGGGCCGGGTGGGCCCAGAAGACGCGCACGAGGGTACATGGTGCGCCTCGCTCCCCCGCTGAGCAAGCCGCCGGGCCGCCGGCGGGTCGCGCACCCGGGGACGTCGGCTCAGGCCCGGACCTGCTCCACCGGCTGCGAGGAGTCGGCCGGGAGGTCCAGCCGGGACTCCGGGCGGCCCTTCATCACCATCTGCGCGCCCAGGGCGGCCACCATCGCCCCGTTGTCGGTGCACAACCCGGGCCGCGGGACCCGCAGCCGGATGCCGGCGGCGTCGCAGCGCTCCTGCGCCAGCGCGCGCAGGCGGCTGTTGGCCGCCACGCCGCCGCCGATGAGCAGGTCCTCCACCCCGTGCTCGGCGCACGCCAGCACGGCCTTGCGGGTGAGGACGTCCACGACGGCCTCCTGGAAGCTCGCCGCGACGTCCGCGACCGGCACCGGCTGGCCCGTCGCCTCACGGGCCTGCACCCAGCGGGCGACGGCGGTCTTGAGACCGGAGAAGGAGTAGTCGAAGCGGTGCCGCTGCAGGTCCCGGCCGGAGGTGAGGCCCCGCGGGAAGTCGATGGCGACCTGGTCCCCCTCGCGGGCGACCCGGTCGATGTGCGGGCCACCCGGGAAGGGCAGACCCAGGACACGGGCCACCTTGTCGAAGGCCTCCCCGGCCGCGTCGTCGATCGTGGCACCGAGGGAGCGGATGTCGTCGGTGACGTCCGGCACGAGCAGGAGGTTGGAGTGTCCCCCGCTCACGAGCAGCCCCATGGTCGGCTCGGGGAGCGGGCCGTGCTCCACCACGTCGACCGCGACGTGCGCGGCCAGGTGGTTGACGCCGTAGAGCGGCACGCCGAGGGCGAGCGCCAGCGCCTTCGCGGACGCCACGCCGACCAGCAGCGCACCGGCCAGACCGGGCCCGGCGGTGACCGACACGGCGTCGACGTCGGCGAGGCGCACCCCGGCCTCGCGGCAGGCGCGCTCCACGGTCGGCACCATGGCCTCGAGGTGGGCACGGCTGGCCACCTCGGGCACCACACCACCGAACCGCGCGTGCTCCTCCACGCTGCTCGCGATGGCGTCGTGGAGCAACGTCCGGCCGCGGACGAGCCCGACACCCGTCTCGTCGCAGCTGGTCTCGATACCCAGGACGAGAGGTCCGCTCATGCGTCGAGCTCCTTCCTCAGGACGAGGGCGTCCTCGCCGGACCGGTAGTACCGCTCCCGGGTCCGCACCGGCTCGTAGCCCCGGGCGGCGTAGAGCCGACGCGCGACCTCGTTGCCGCTGCGGACCTCCAGCAGGACCGTCCTGGCCCCGGCGTCCCGGGCCAGGTCGTGCAGGCGCTCCAGCAACGCGCCCCCCAGGCCCCG
This genomic window from Serinicoccus chungangensis contains:
- the tsaD gene encoding tRNA (adenosine(37)-N6)-threonylcarbamoyltransferase complex transferase subunit TsaD codes for the protein MSGPLVLGIETSCDETGVGLVRGRTLLHDAIASSVEEHARFGGVVPEVASRAHLEAMVPTVERACREAGVRLADVDAVSVTAGPGLAGALLVGVASAKALALALGVPLYGVNHLAAHVAVDVVEHGPLPEPTMGLLVSGGHSNLLLVPDVTDDIRSLGATIDDAAGEAFDKVARVLGLPFPGGPHIDRVAREGDQVAIDFPRGLTSGRDLQRHRFDYSFSGLKTAVARWVQAREATGQPVPVADVAASFQEAVVDVLTRKAVLACAEHGVEDLLIGGGVAANSRLRALAQERCDAAGIRLRVPRPGLCTDNGAMVAALGAQMVMKGRPESRLDLPADSSQPVEQVRA
- a CDS encoding class I SAM-dependent methyltransferase; translated protein: MTADPAADLLRRLAEGPGARLLDALPAYDERETIALLDRLRADGHDPALVSAALTQSRLRTRGRARLGPDVERLLLTQDGLEQATRPAVAARRAERLVRTGVRHVLDLGCGLGLDAIAFARAGLEVTAVERDPVVAAAARANLAPWPGARVLTGDALAQPVAADDGAFLDPARRVPGVADSRGRTRRVRGLEGLSPSFEQVQDVALRARATVAKLGPSFAPGDVPVGAAAEWVSLDGDLLECALWWGSGPPGRRAVVGRSAPDAAAGEEVVWAEVVEAPDVPAPMSDADGLLGHLAEVDDAVAAAGLTGSLAAAVDGRETAPGTGYVTAAGLVDHPALRWFAVREVLPLRPAVVRAWLRGHHDPAGPVTLKKSGVRLDPDAFRRELRLPRRSRGGDEVVLVLTTVADSPRALVVERLPSPSAVED
- a CDS encoding potassium channel family protein: MLVVGLGRFTAVCESLVRQGVEVLAIDTDERRVQKYADELTHTVVADATDGEAMRQLGVGSVSRAVVAIGSDIEASVLSVITLHEAGVERIYAKAITRKHGKILASIGAHHVIYPEYVMGQRVAHMVTDGVADYLEFDDEFAIARCTAPAETWGRTLAESGVRTRHTITVVGRKRPGEEFTYAVPETVVDEGDELVVSGRIADVERFIALPRTPQRRSVLDR